Proteins from a single region of Streptomyces sp. TN58:
- the hppD gene encoding 4-hydroxyphenylpyruvate dioxygenase has translation MTESLANLETTPHTAREADPFPVKGMDAVVFAVGNAKQAAHYYSTAFGMKLVAYSGPENGSRETASYVLTNGSARFVLTSVIKATTDHGRFLAEHVTEHGDGVIDLAIEVPDVRAAYAYAVEQGARGLDEPYEVKDEHGTVVLAAIATYGQTRHTLVERGDYTGPYLPGYVAVEPMVAPPAKRTFQAIDHCVGNVELGRMNEWVAFYNKVMGFTNMKEFVGDDIATEYSALMSKVVADGTKKVKFPINEPAIAKKKSQIDEYLEFYNGPGVQHIALASNDIVATVRSMRAAGVQFLSVPDTYYDTLGEWVGDTRVPIDELRELKILADRDEDGYLLQIFTKPVQDRPTVFFEIIERHGSMGFGKGNFKALFEAIEREQEKRGNL, from the coding sequence ATGACTGAGTCTCTGGCGAACCTCGAAACCACCCCGCACACCGCGCGTGAGGCAGACCCCTTCCCGGTGAAGGGCATGGACGCGGTCGTCTTCGCCGTCGGCAACGCCAAGCAGGCCGCGCACTACTACTCGACCGCCTTCGGCATGAAGCTCGTCGCCTACTCCGGACCGGAGAACGGCAGCCGCGAGACGGCCAGCTACGTCCTGACCAACGGCTCGGCCCGCTTCGTGCTGACCTCGGTCATCAAGGCGACGACCGACCACGGCCGCTTCCTCGCCGAGCACGTCACCGAGCACGGCGACGGCGTGATCGACCTCGCCATCGAGGTCCCCGACGTCCGCGCGGCCTACGCGTACGCCGTCGAGCAGGGCGCCCGCGGCCTCGACGAGCCGTACGAGGTCAAGGACGAGCACGGCACCGTCGTACTCGCCGCCATCGCGACCTACGGCCAGACCCGCCACACCCTGGTGGAGCGCGGCGACTACACCGGCCCCTACCTGCCGGGCTACGTCGCCGTCGAGCCGATGGTGGCGCCCCCGGCCAAGCGCACCTTCCAGGCCATCGACCACTGCGTCGGCAACGTGGAACTCGGCCGCATGAACGAGTGGGTCGCCTTCTACAACAAGGTCATGGGCTTCACGAACATGAAGGAGTTCGTGGGCGACGACATCGCGACCGAGTACTCGGCGCTGATGTCCAAGGTGGTCGCGGACGGCACCAAGAAGGTCAAGTTCCCGATCAACGAGCCGGCGATCGCGAAGAAGAAGTCGCAGATCGACGAGTACCTGGAGTTCTACAACGGCCCCGGTGTCCAGCACATCGCGCTGGCCTCGAACGACATCGTCGCCACCGTCCGCTCCATGCGGGCGGCGGGCGTCCAGTTCCTCTCCGTCCCGGACACCTACTACGACACCCTCGGCGAGTGGGTCGGCGACACCCGCGTGCCGATCGACGAGCTGCGCGAGCTGAAGATCCTCGCCGACCGCGACGAGGACGGCTACCTGCTGCAGATCTTCACCAAGCCGGTGCAGGACCGCCCGACCGTCTTCTTCGAGATCATCGAGCGCCACGGCTCGATGGGCTTCGGCAAGGGCAACTTCAAGGCCCTGTTCGAAGCCATCGAGCGCGAGCAGGAGAAGCGCGGCAACCTCTGA
- a CDS encoding Lrp/AsnC family transcriptional regulator: MGIDELDGRLIVLLAREPRIGVLEASRRLGVARGTVQARLDRLQSNGVIRGFGPQVDPTALGYPVTAFATLEIKQGQGADVRAHLDGVPEVLELHTTTGHGDMLCRLVARSNADLQRVIDRVVGFDGIVRASTAIVMENPVPFRIIPLVEQAAEDDNRG; encoded by the coding sequence GTGGGTATCGACGAACTCGACGGCCGGCTCATCGTCCTGCTCGCCCGCGAGCCCCGGATCGGGGTCCTGGAGGCCTCGCGCCGGCTGGGCGTGGCGCGCGGGACGGTGCAGGCGCGCCTGGACCGGCTCCAGTCCAACGGCGTCATCCGCGGCTTCGGCCCGCAGGTCGACCCGACGGCGCTCGGCTATCCGGTGACCGCGTTCGCCACGCTGGAGATCAAGCAGGGGCAGGGGGCCGACGTACGGGCACACCTGGACGGGGTCCCGGAGGTGCTGGAGCTGCACACCACCACCGGCCACGGGGACATGCTGTGCCGCCTGGTGGCCCGGTCCAACGCCGATCTCCAGCGGGTGATCGACCGGGTCGTGGGCTTCGACGGGATCGTCAGGGCCTCGACGGCGATCGTGATGGAGAACCCGGTGCCGTTCCGGATCATCCCACTGGTGGAGCAGGCCGCAGAGGACGACAACAGGGGCTGA
- a CDS encoding ArsR/SmtB family transcription factor encodes MPENSERSERLTSTGPLGSGQPVQPDVRSLDARALRGLAHPLRMRLLAALRQDGPATASRLAERLGESSGATSYHLRQLAAHGFVEDAPEHGKGRERWWRAAHEGTRFDETLVDDGDEATRAAADVFLRQIAATHAREVNTWLATSHTWSPQWRTGSDFSDFTLRLTAAQTDELVHKLHDVINSYRDLPAEEGTETVRFHTHALPRRTREVPGSADHRGAE; translated from the coding sequence ATGCCCGAGAACAGCGAACGCAGCGAACGCTTGACGTCCACAGGCCCGTTGGGGTCCGGGCAGCCCGTACAGCCGGACGTCCGCTCCCTCGACGCCCGCGCCCTGCGCGGCCTCGCCCACCCCCTGCGCATGCGCCTGCTGGCCGCCCTGCGCCAGGACGGGCCCGCGACCGCCTCCCGGCTGGCCGAGCGTCTCGGCGAGTCCAGCGGCGCCACCAGCTACCACCTGCGCCAACTCGCCGCGCACGGCTTCGTCGAGGACGCACCGGAGCACGGCAAGGGCCGCGAGCGGTGGTGGCGGGCCGCCCACGAGGGCACCCGCTTCGACGAGACGCTGGTCGACGACGGCGACGAGGCCACGCGCGCCGCGGCGGACGTCTTCCTGCGCCAGATCGCCGCGACCCACGCGCGGGAGGTCAACACCTGGCTGGCCACCTCGCACACCTGGTCACCGCAGTGGCGGACCGGCTCGGACTTCAGCGACTTCACGCTCCGGCTGACCGCCGCGCAGACCGACGAACTGGTCCACAAGCTGCACGACGTGATCAACAGCTACCGCGACCTGCCCGCCGAGGAGGGCACGGAGACGGTCCGCTTCCACACCCACGCCCTCCCGCGCCGCACCCGCGAGGTGCCGGGCAGTGCCGACCACCGCGGCGCCGAATGA
- a CDS encoding MFS transporter, with translation MSRRPLAAVLAANTISTAGSSLTLIGVPWFVLQTTGSAGRAGVVAFCATLPVIVAALVGGPVIDRIGRRRVSAASDLICGLAVGAIPLLHHLGVLEFWMLCALMAVGGLVHTPGLTARGVLLPNLAEHAGTTLARAASLYDAVSRGARMVGAAVAGLLIAGFGAETVLLLDAATFGVSALLVCAFLRGVPAAEPQRAAGKVSFAAFSAELAEGWVFLTRSRLLLAITVMVMMTNGLDQGWSSVLLPVHGRDVLGGATAIGLMISLFGGFALLGALLYGMWGERFPRRTVFAAAFLVSGATRYAVAAVTDTTLPLAVTMALAGLGAGMLNPILSTVVYEQVPEELRSRVAGVSTAGCELTMPMGGLAAGLLVDGFGVGTTLLLFGGTYLLTTLAPLVFPAWRGMEREPDVSRTGRPLPGSAREERSPHPSAK, from the coding sequence ATGAGCCGGCGTCCGCTGGCCGCCGTTCTGGCCGCCAACACCATCTCCACCGCCGGCAGTTCACTCACCCTGATCGGTGTCCCGTGGTTCGTGCTCCAGACCACGGGCAGCGCGGGCCGGGCCGGCGTCGTCGCCTTCTGCGCCACCCTGCCCGTCATCGTGGCCGCCCTGGTCGGCGGACCGGTCATCGACCGGATCGGCCGCCGCCGCGTCTCCGCCGCCTCCGACCTGATCTGCGGCCTGGCGGTCGGCGCGATCCCGCTGCTGCACCACCTGGGCGTGCTGGAGTTCTGGATGCTGTGCGCGCTGATGGCCGTCGGCGGCCTGGTGCACACCCCCGGACTGACCGCCCGCGGTGTCCTCCTGCCGAACCTGGCCGAGCACGCGGGCACGACCCTCGCCCGGGCCGCGAGCCTCTACGACGCGGTCTCGCGCGGGGCCCGTATGGTCGGGGCGGCCGTGGCCGGACTGCTGATCGCCGGGTTCGGCGCCGAGACGGTACTGCTGCTGGACGCCGCCACCTTCGGGGTGTCGGCGCTGCTCGTCTGCGCCTTCCTGCGCGGAGTCCCGGCCGCCGAGCCGCAACGGGCCGCCGGCAAGGTGTCGTTCGCCGCCTTTTCCGCCGAACTCGCCGAGGGCTGGGTGTTCCTGACCCGTTCCCGCCTGCTCCTGGCCATCACGGTGATGGTCATGATGACCAACGGCCTGGACCAGGGCTGGTCCTCGGTCCTGCTGCCCGTGCACGGCCGGGACGTCCTCGGCGGCGCCACCGCGATCGGCCTGATGATCTCCCTCTTCGGCGGTTTCGCACTGCTGGGTGCCCTGCTCTACGGGATGTGGGGCGAGCGCTTCCCGCGCCGGACGGTGTTCGCGGCGGCCTTCCTGGTGTCCGGCGCCACCCGGTACGCGGTCGCCGCCGTCACCGACACGACGCTGCCGCTCGCGGTGACGATGGCGCTGGCCGGACTGGGCGCGGGCATGCTGAACCCGATCCTGTCCACGGTCGTCTACGAGCAGGTCCCCGAGGAGCTGCGCAGCCGGGTCGCGGGGGTGAGCACCGCGGGCTGCGAGCTGACCATGCCGATGGGCGGGCTGGCGGCGGGACTGCTCGTCGACGGCTTCGGGGTGGGCACCACGCTGCTGCTCTTCGGCGGCACCTACCTGCTCACGACGCTCGCACCGCTGGTGTTCCCCGCCTGGCGGGGGATGGAGCGTGAGCCGGACGTCAGCAGGACGGGGCGGCCTCTCCCCGGTTCAGCGCGCGAAGAGCGTTCACCGCATCCGTCAGCGAAGTGA
- a CDS encoding S16 family serine protease produces MLSRLTRLPRPAALAVCAVPVLGLFAAAAFAPLPFVVAEPGLTADVLGSDQGKPVITVSGAPVRDTSGQLRMTTIRATGPSSTMQLHELADYWFAADRAVLPREVVYSSGGSDEEIEKHNLEEMARSQSSAADAALGFLHKDPKDVKVDLNLADVGGPSAGLLFSLGIVDKIDGDGSGGDLTGGRTIAGTGTITADGKVGAVGGVALKTQAARRDGATVFLVPKDECADAQAELPDGLQLVPVTSLTDAVNALRALNRGEAAPSC; encoded by the coding sequence GTGCTCTCTCGTCTCACACGTCTGCCGCGTCCCGCCGCCCTGGCCGTCTGCGCCGTGCCCGTTCTCGGGCTGTTCGCCGCCGCGGCCTTCGCGCCGCTGCCCTTCGTGGTCGCCGAGCCCGGGCTCACGGCCGACGTGCTGGGCTCCGACCAGGGCAAGCCCGTCATCACCGTCTCCGGGGCCCCCGTCCGGGACACCAGCGGGCAGCTGCGGATGACGACCATCCGGGCCACCGGACCGTCCTCGACGATGCAGCTGCACGAGCTCGCCGACTACTGGTTCGCGGCTGATCGGGCCGTCCTGCCCCGTGAGGTCGTCTACTCCTCCGGTGGAAGCGACGAGGAGATCGAGAAGCACAACCTGGAGGAGATGGCCAGGTCGCAGTCGTCCGCCGCCGACGCCGCCCTCGGCTTCCTCCACAAGGACCCCAAGGACGTGAAGGTCGACCTCAATCTCGCCGACGTCGGCGGCCCGAGCGCCGGGCTGCTCTTCTCCCTCGGCATCGTCGACAAGATCGACGGCGACGGCAGCGGCGGCGACCTCACCGGCGGCCGCACCATCGCCGGTACGGGCACCATCACCGCCGACGGCAAGGTCGGCGCCGTCGGCGGCGTGGCCCTGAAGACGCAGGCCGCGCGGCGCGACGGTGCCACTGTGTTCCTCGTACCGAAGGACGAGTGCGCGGACGCCCAGGCCGAGCTGCCCGACGGGCTCCAGCTGGTGCCCGTCACTTCGCTGACGGATGCGGTGAACGCTCTTCGCGCGCTGAACCGGGGAGAGGCCGCCCCGTCCTGCTGA
- a CDS encoding IclR family transcriptional regulator, translating into MTAETSQTLDRGLRVLKLLADTDHGLTVTELSNRLGVNRTVVYRLLATLEQHALVRRDLGGRARVGLGVLRLGRQVHPLVREAALPALRSLAEDIGATAHLTLVDGTEALAVAVVEPTWTDYHVAYRAGFRHPLDRGAAGRAILAARQGSLIEPGYTLTHGELEAGASGAAAPLVGISGLEGSVGVVMLADAVPERVGPRVVDAAREVADALR; encoded by the coding sequence GTGACCGCGGAAACCTCCCAGACTCTCGACAGAGGGCTCAGAGTCCTCAAACTGCTCGCCGACACCGACCACGGTCTGACCGTCACCGAGCTCTCCAACCGCCTCGGCGTCAACCGCACGGTGGTCTACCGGCTCCTCGCCACCCTCGAACAGCACGCCCTGGTCCGCCGTGACCTCGGCGGCCGGGCCAGGGTCGGACTCGGGGTGCTGCGGCTGGGCCGGCAGGTGCACCCGCTGGTGCGCGAGGCCGCCCTGCCCGCGCTGCGGTCCCTCGCCGAGGACATAGGCGCCACCGCGCACCTGACGCTCGTCGACGGCACCGAGGCGCTCGCCGTCGCCGTCGTCGAGCCGACCTGGACGGACTACCACGTCGCCTACCGGGCCGGTTTCCGCCACCCGCTGGACCGCGGGGCCGCCGGCCGGGCCATCCTGGCCGCCCGTCAGGGCTCCCTCATCGAACCGGGGTACACGCTCACCCACGGAGAGCTCGAAGCAGGCGCCAGCGGGGCCGCGGCGCCGCTGGTCGGCATCAGCGGGCTGGAGGGCAGCGTCGGCGTCGTCATGCTGGCCGACGCCGTGCCGGAGCGGGTGGGCCCGCGGGTGGTGGACGCGGCGCGGGAGGTCGCCGACGCCCTTCGCTAG